The Halomonas sp. KG2 genome contains a region encoding:
- a CDS encoding MurR/RpiR family transcriptional regulator translates to MTPHIGQRITAQFDALTAQEQRVASFILDHFDDLAVYSAADLARLTGVSKSTVSRLFKRLGFESYRTVKDHARQLRNLGVPLVIDPNAMQEEAGAPFQRHLQREQDNLQRCLNGIVADQFAALVERLDSARHVVVIGFRNSYPLALHFRQQLIQARTQVRVVPHPNQSLAEEIVDLTEQDVVVLFGFRRRPAAFASLIDAIERTPAKVALLADPTAINFASQVTWFFEAPLESLSAFDSYAAANSLICLIANGVLHRRLAEGRERISAISDVYAELSELEAPTSVDWGAQ, encoded by the coding sequence ATGACGCCGCATATCGGACAGCGGATTACCGCCCAGTTTGACGCGCTAACTGCCCAGGAGCAGCGGGTGGCGAGCTTTATCCTCGATCACTTTGATGATCTGGCGGTGTATAGCGCCGCTGATTTGGCGCGTTTGACTGGGGTATCCAAATCGACGGTTAGCCGCCTATTCAAGCGGCTGGGGTTTGAAAGCTACCGCACCGTTAAAGACCACGCCCGCCAGCTACGTAACTTGGGCGTGCCTTTGGTGATCGACCCCAACGCCATGCAGGAAGAGGCCGGGGCGCCGTTTCAGCGCCATTTGCAGCGGGAGCAGGATAATCTACAGCGCTGCTTAAACGGCATTGTGGCGGATCAATTTGCGGCACTGGTAGAGCGGTTGGATAGCGCGCGTCATGTGGTCGTGATCGGCTTTCGTAACAGCTACCCGCTAGCGCTGCATTTCCGCCAGCAGTTGATTCAGGCGCGTACCCAGGTGCGGGTGGTTCCTCACCCAAATCAGTCGTTAGCGGAAGAGATTGTTGATCTCACCGAGCAAGACGTGGTGGTGTTGTTTGGTTTTCGCCGCCGCCCAGCGGCATTTGCTTCGCTAATTGATGCAATTGAGCGAACACCTGCCAAGGTGGCCTTACTGGCTGACCCCACCGCGATCAATTTTGCCTCACAGGTAACGTGGTTTTTTGAAGCTCCGCTGGAAAGTCTCTCCGCCTTCGATAGCTACGCCGCTGCCAATAGCCTGATCTGCCTGATTGCCAACGGCGTGTTGCACCGTCGCCTTGCAGAAGGGCGAGAGCGCATCAGCGCGATCAGCGATGTTTACGCTGAGCTTAGTGAGTTGGAAGCGCCCACCAGCGTGGACTGGGGCGCCCAGTAG
- the puuE gene encoding allantoinase PuuE, producing MPHSSNRPSNAYSRDLVGYGRTPPHANWPGKAKIAVQFVLNYEEGGENCVLHGDAGSEQFLSEIIGAPAYPDRHLSMESIYEYGSRAGVWRILREFEKRDLPLTVFGVAMALERNPDVAQAFKELGHEIACHGYRWIHYQEVPEHVEREHLQKAMEIFQRLYGEKPQGWYTGRDSPNTRRLVLDEGGFLYDSDYYGDDLPFWTQVTDSQGSDHNHLIVPYTLDSNDMRFAAPQGFNTADHFFTYLRDAFDVLYAEGEEAPKMLSVGMHCRLLGRPGRFRALQRFLDYIESHDRVWVARRVDIARHWAEHHPATR from the coding sequence ATGCCTCATTCATCTAATCGACCATCGAATGCTTACTCTCGCGACCTGGTGGGATATGGTCGCACCCCCCCTCATGCTAATTGGCCAGGCAAGGCGAAAATTGCTGTTCAGTTTGTGCTTAATTATGAAGAGGGCGGGGAGAACTGCGTCCTTCACGGCGACGCAGGGTCAGAGCAGTTCCTGTCGGAAATCATCGGCGCACCGGCTTACCCGGATCGCCACTTGAGCATGGAGTCTATCTACGAGTACGGCTCCCGCGCCGGGGTGTGGCGCATTCTGCGTGAATTTGAAAAGCGTGATTTGCCTCTTACGGTGTTTGGCGTTGCCATGGCGCTGGAGCGTAACCCTGATGTCGCCCAGGCATTTAAAGAGTTAGGTCACGAGATTGCCTGTCACGGCTACCGCTGGATTCACTATCAGGAAGTGCCCGAGCACGTTGAGCGAGAGCACTTGCAGAAAGCCATGGAGATTTTCCAGCGTCTTTACGGTGAGAAGCCACAAGGCTGGTACACCGGGCGCGATAGCCCCAACACCCGGCGCTTAGTGCTAGATGAAGGCGGTTTCCTTTATGATAGCGACTACTACGGCGACGACTTGCCTTTCTGGACGCAGGTGACCGATAGTCAGGGAAGTGACCACAACCACCTGATTGTGCCCTACACGCTGGACAGCAATGATATGCGCTTTGCCGCGCCGCAAGGTTTCAACACTGCGGATCACTTCTTTACCTACCTGCGCGATGCCTTTGATGTACTTTACGCAGAAGGGGAGGAGGCGCCCAAAATGCTTTCGGTGGGCATGCACTGCCGCTTATTGGGTCGCCCTGGACGTTTCCGCGCCCTACAGCGCTTCTTGGATTACATCGAAAGCCACGACCGTGTTTGGGTGGCCCGGCGGGTTGATATCGCTCGTCACTGGGCGGAACATCACCCTGCAACTCGTTAA
- a CDS encoding aspartate/glutamate racemase family protein yields the protein MHIRIINPNTTASMTAAIHQAAQRQAAASTTVTATQPDAGPVSIESHFDEAISAVGVAEEVLKGEREGGIDAYVVACFGDPGLLAARELTRAPVIGIAEAAFHLATLVSTRFSIVTTLGRTGIIAEHLLEQYGFRHHCRRIRAAEIPVLDLEHHPDAAFTRIVEECCRARDEDGIGAIVLGCGGMANLTEEITREVGLPVIEGVSAALKLAESLVSLGLHTSKHGDLDYPRPKAFTGKFSALSDLHLPSPR from the coding sequence ATGCATATACGCATTATCAATCCAAACACAACAGCCTCAATGACGGCTGCCATTCATCAAGCCGCCCAGCGGCAGGCAGCGGCATCGACAACGGTTACCGCCACCCAGCCTGATGCGGGACCGGTGTCCATCGAGAGTCATTTTGACGAGGCCATTAGCGCGGTAGGCGTTGCCGAAGAAGTTCTTAAAGGAGAGCGTGAAGGCGGCATCGATGCTTACGTGGTGGCCTGCTTTGGCGATCCTGGTTTACTCGCAGCCCGTGAGTTAACCCGCGCGCCCGTCATCGGCATTGCGGAAGCCGCCTTTCATTTAGCCACGCTGGTCAGCACCCGCTTCTCGATTGTGACGACGTTAGGGCGTACCGGCATTATTGCAGAACACTTGCTTGAGCAGTATGGGTTCCGCCACCACTGTCGCCGCATACGCGCTGCAGAAATTCCGGTTCTCGATCTTGAACATCACCCTGATGCCGCCTTTACCCGCATTGTCGAAGAGTGCTGCCGCGCCCGCGATGAAGACGGCATTGGTGCCATCGTTTTAGGGTGCGGTGGGATGGCGAACTTAACTGAAGAAATCACCCGCGAGGTTGGCTTACCGGTGATAGAGGGCGTTAGCGCCGCATTAAAGCTTGCCGAGTCGTTGGTTAGCCTAGGTCTCCACACCAGCAAACATGGCGACTTGGACTACCCGCGCCCGAAAGCATTTACCGGCAAGTTCTCTGCACTCTCCGACCTTCACCTCCCCTCACCAAGGTAA
- a CDS encoding NCS1 family transporter: protein MSNSNPALTSEEPPVANTAIADKAIGAESLAPQSTRIMGRTSYFLAWFGGCVSIGTFAMGSSVVGTLNLLQATLAIAIGCFVIGIALAVNGAAGYKYGIPFMVQARSAFGFSGTRIPGLVRAVPAVVWYGFQSWIGAGALNMVSATLFGFDNLIFYFITFQFLQIGLSVLGFQGIKWLENIGSVFILLSLMYMFYATVQRYGDELSASILTMEGSWGLPFWSATMLFLGIYSTMMLNVSDYSREHKKGTRQSLLTTIYAMSILPCTLFMGLIGYMVSEATGTADPIQVFANAVDNTPLLMTTLLFIAFAQVTTNVLNNVVPPTYVLMDVFKLKFPVATVIVGLLAFATFPWKLVQPESAAGLQLFVQTYSAFLGPIFAILVVDYYIIRRRTLDISKLYDPSGPYQGVNKAALIATVVGIVAALTFSSISWYASLIPAGLTYYLLMKHWSVCQRFTQ from the coding sequence ATGAGCAACTCCAACCCTGCTCTTACGTCAGAAGAACCACCCGTTGCGAACACCGCAATAGCTGACAAAGCCATCGGCGCAGAAAGCCTAGCACCGCAAAGCACGCGAATCATGGGGCGAACGTCCTACTTTTTAGCCTGGTTTGGTGGATGCGTCTCAATTGGTACCTTTGCCATGGGCTCAAGCGTGGTGGGCACCTTAAACCTACTACAGGCAACACTCGCTATAGCGATTGGCTGCTTTGTAATCGGTATTGCGCTGGCAGTTAATGGCGCAGCTGGCTACAAATATGGCATTCCCTTTATGGTGCAAGCGCGTAGCGCCTTTGGCTTTAGTGGCACCCGAATTCCTGGCTTGGTAAGGGCTGTGCCAGCAGTGGTGTGGTACGGCTTTCAAAGCTGGATTGGCGCAGGCGCGCTCAATATGGTGTCTGCCACACTGTTCGGTTTCGATAATCTGATTTTCTACTTTATTACCTTCCAATTTTTGCAGATTGGTTTGTCAGTGCTGGGCTTTCAGGGGATTAAATGGCTTGAGAATATCGGCAGCGTCTTTATTTTGCTTTCGCTGATGTATATGTTCTACGCCACGGTGCAACGCTACGGCGATGAGCTGTCGGCCAGCATTTTGACCATGGAAGGCTCTTGGGGCTTGCCGTTCTGGAGCGCTACCATGCTGTTTCTGGGCATTTATAGCACCATGATGCTGAATGTTAGCGACTATTCACGAGAGCACAAGAAAGGCACCCGCCAGAGCTTATTAACGACGATCTATGCCATGTCGATTCTGCCCTGCACGCTGTTTATGGGCTTGATTGGCTACATGGTGTCAGAGGCGACAGGCACAGCAGACCCCATTCAGGTATTTGCTAACGCTGTAGACAACACGCCACTGCTAATGACCACGCTGCTATTCATCGCCTTTGCACAGGTAACCACGAACGTACTGAATAATGTGGTGCCACCCACCTACGTATTAATGGACGTATTCAAACTTAAGTTTCCGGTCGCCACCGTTATTGTAGGCCTACTGGCATTTGCCACCTTTCCATGGAAACTTGTTCAGCCTGAGTCGGCGGCTGGTCTGCAGCTATTCGTACAAACGTACTCAGCGTTTCTTGGGCCTATCTTTGCCATTCTCGTCGTCGATTACTACATCATCCGCCGTCGCACACTGGACATTAGTAAACTATACGACCCTTCTGGCCCCTATCAAGGCGTCAACAAAGCCGCCTTAATTGCTACGGTAGTCGGCATTGTGGCCGCGCTGACATTCTCTTCGATCTCATGGTACGCCAGCCTTATTCCTGCCGGGTTGACCTATTACCTACTGATGAAGCATTGGTCTGTCTGCCAACGTTTTACCCAGTAA
- a CDS encoding NCS1 family nucleobase:cation symporter-1, with product MNKQPSNSDLDIKQIDPTLYNEDLAPLKPQDRNWGAFEIFNVWSNDIQSLFGYTLAASLFLSYGLNGWAVMAAIILAGVIVMFLVNLTGKPSVKYGIPFPVMVRASMGVRGANLPALLRAIVGIFWYGVQTYFASTAVALLITALFGAGNGSTFLGLSGVAWLSFVIVWLFQIAIFWQGIERIKHFLNWAGPLVYVVMVVLMIIVWFQAGSELLPAVSTIFSGSGEQSGSSLGAFLAIVGTMVAYFAAVVINFGDFTRFVKTERQMKLGNLLGLPLNVAFFSFIALIITAGTLVLFGDALTNPADIVERVDSLPLTIVAALTFFAATVGINLVANFIPPAYDLANLFPSKISFKMGGLITAVIAFFVGALWISVISQIGVPGFVNALGAIVAPFYGIIVVDYYLIKRQHLNMQELFSSAPSSAYYYVNGWNSRALIAFGGAALFSLSTVIVPAFESLGGYGWLIGAGLGGLFYYGLMRQFKAVPAPAV from the coding sequence ATGAATAAGCAGCCGTCCAATAGTGATCTCGATATAAAGCAAATTGATCCCACTCTTTACAATGAAGACCTTGCGCCCTTAAAGCCCCAAGACCGTAACTGGGGCGCGTTTGAAATCTTCAACGTGTGGTCGAATGATATTCAAAGCCTGTTTGGCTACACCCTGGCGGCATCGCTGTTTCTGTCCTACGGCCTGAATGGCTGGGCAGTGATGGCAGCCATCATTCTTGCCGGTGTCATTGTCATGTTCCTGGTCAACCTAACCGGCAAACCAAGCGTCAAATACGGCATCCCTTTTCCTGTTATGGTTCGCGCCAGCATGGGAGTACGGGGGGCTAACCTGCCAGCGTTGTTACGCGCAATCGTTGGTATTTTTTGGTACGGCGTACAGACTTACTTTGCCTCAACGGCTGTGGCGCTGCTCATCACAGCCCTGTTTGGGGCCGGCAATGGCAGCACTTTTCTGGGTCTTTCAGGGGTCGCTTGGCTGTCTTTCGTGATTGTCTGGTTATTTCAAATCGCCATTTTCTGGCAGGGCATTGAGCGCATCAAACACTTTCTAAACTGGGCAGGGCCGCTGGTTTATGTGGTGATGGTCGTACTGATGATCATTGTATGGTTCCAGGCCGGAAGTGAACTGCTACCCGCAGTGAGCACTATTTTTAGCGGTAGCGGCGAGCAAAGTGGCAGTAGTCTTGGGGCGTTTCTAGCAATTGTTGGCACCATGGTGGCCTACTTTGCAGCGGTAGTGATTAACTTTGGCGATTTCACGCGTTTTGTCAAAACCGAGCGCCAAATGAAACTTGGCAACTTGCTGGGCTTGCCACTAAACGTCGCCTTTTTCTCGTTTATTGCGTTAATCATTACGGCTGGCACATTGGTACTGTTTGGGGATGCACTGACCAATCCCGCCGATATTGTTGAGCGTGTTGATTCACTACCATTGACCATTGTGGCTGCCCTCACCTTCTTCGCGGCCACCGTAGGCATCAACTTGGTCGCTAATTTTATTCCACCGGCTTACGACTTGGCCAACCTGTTTCCCAGCAAAATCAGTTTTAAAATGGGTGGCCTGATTACCGCAGTGATTGCCTTCTTTGTCGGTGCGCTATGGATTTCAGTGATCAGCCAAATCGGCGTACCCGGCTTCGTTAACGCCTTAGGTGCCATAGTAGCGCCGTTTTACGGCATCATTGTGGTGGATTACTACCTGATCAAACGCCAACACCTCAATATGCAAGAGCTATTCTCCTCAGCGCCCAGCAGCGCCTACTACTACGTTAATGGCTGGAATAGCCGCGCCTTGATTGCTTTCGGCGGTGCAGCGTTATTCTCGCTCTCTACGGTCATCGTGCCCGCGTTCGAAAGCCTTGGCGGCTATGGTTGGCTGATTGGCGCAGGATTAGGTGGGCTGTTCTATTACGGTTTAATGCGCCAGTTTAAGGCCGTCCCAGCACCTGCGGTGTAA
- a CDS encoding GntR family transcriptional regulator, with amino-acid sequence MSDAQAALKQRPVEKEGEERHESIYRAVSDAIVEQRLKPGARLREDALSDVFGISRTGIRKILQRLALEQLVTLTPRRGASVTRPTAEEAKDVFDARQMIECGLMPDVAKRIGEKEAAELREMARQERQALRNGQQSIAIRLSADFHVRLAQLSGNATLAEFVERLCSRSSLILAVYGHRGHLGCESHDHDDLIGYLEAGNGERAKAFMSRHLKAIEASLSMVEEEENVPDLQQIFGG; translated from the coding sequence ATGAGTGATGCGCAGGCGGCGTTAAAGCAAAGACCCGTAGAAAAAGAAGGCGAGGAGCGTCACGAGTCAATCTATCGCGCGGTTAGCGACGCCATTGTAGAGCAGCGGCTAAAACCGGGTGCTCGGCTGCGCGAAGACGCTTTGTCAGACGTCTTTGGTATCAGCCGTACCGGTATTCGTAAAATCTTGCAGCGCTTAGCATTAGAACAGTTGGTGACGCTCACGCCACGTCGGGGAGCCAGCGTAACACGGCCTACCGCTGAAGAGGCCAAGGATGTGTTCGACGCACGCCAGATGATTGAGTGTGGGCTAATGCCTGATGTAGCAAAGCGGATTGGAGAGAAAGAAGCCGCTGAACTACGGGAAATGGCTCGTCAAGAGCGTCAAGCGCTGCGTAATGGCCAACAGAGCATCGCTATCCGCCTGTCTGCTGATTTTCACGTGCGCCTTGCCCAGCTTTCGGGTAACGCAACGCTTGCGGAATTTGTTGAGCGTCTGTGCTCACGCTCGTCGTTGATTCTGGCGGTTTACGGTCATCGTGGCCACTTAGGCTGCGAATCCCACGATCACGATGATTTGATCGGCTATCTGGAAGCGGGCAATGGCGAGCGTGCGAAAGCGTTTATGAGCCGCCATCTCAAAGCGATTGAAGCCTCACTTTCGATGGTTGAAGAAGAAGAGAATGTGCCAGACCTGCAGCAGATTTTTGGTGGTTAA
- a CDS encoding urate hydroxylase PuuD, which translates to MQAYIIDFANLLLRWLHVIAAIAWIGESIYFVMLDNGLRTPKAAEDREKGVFGEMWAVHGGGFYHNQKYATAPAKLPNDLHWSFWKAYTTWLSGFALFVILYMANPGFYLVNPNSNWAWAASMTGWQANLLALAFLLGGWVVYNELCKRISPNMDHDGLLSVAVAVMMIVVAYLSTQMFTGRAAFLLTGAVMATAMSANVFFWIIPGQRRMVKAMKAGEAPNPLDGKRGKQRSVHNTYFTLPVVLLMVSNHYSFIYSHELSWVVMVLFIFAGALIRQFFVLMHAGKTQPAYPAVGIGLILLAFWVAAPSPSASNASASGAPSQAQISGLIDQHCSQCHARNPEHAGFSAPPAGYAFDTWDEILGHQAQIKQVVASRYMPLGNITNMSDEERDIIAAWEE; encoded by the coding sequence ATGCAAGCATATATTATTGATTTTGCTAATTTATTATTACGTTGGTTGCACGTTATAGCCGCCATCGCCTGGATCGGTGAGTCGATCTATTTTGTCATGCTGGATAATGGCTTAAGAACGCCGAAAGCAGCCGAAGATCGTGAAAAAGGCGTATTTGGAGAGATGTGGGCCGTGCATGGCGGTGGTTTCTACCATAATCAAAAGTATGCTACTGCGCCTGCCAAGCTGCCGAATGATCTTCATTGGTCGTTCTGGAAAGCCTATACGACGTGGCTATCGGGTTTTGCCTTGTTCGTTATTCTCTATATGGCAAACCCGGGCTTCTATCTAGTTAACCCCAACAGCAACTGGGCGTGGGCGGCGAGTATGACAGGCTGGCAGGCCAATCTACTGGCGTTGGCCTTCTTGCTCGGCGGTTGGGTGGTTTATAACGAACTCTGTAAACGCATAAGCCCTAACATGGACCATGACGGTCTTCTCAGCGTTGCCGTTGCGGTGATGATGATAGTGGTCGCTTATTTAAGCACCCAGATGTTCACAGGGCGTGCTGCCTTCCTATTAACCGGGGCTGTGATGGCCACCGCCATGTCAGCCAACGTGTTCTTTTGGATTATTCCCGGCCAGCGCCGCATGGTGAAAGCCATGAAGGCAGGCGAAGCGCCTAATCCATTGGATGGTAAACGGGGCAAGCAGCGTTCGGTACATAACACCTACTTTACGTTGCCGGTAGTACTGTTGATGGTGAGTAATCACTACTCTTTCATCTACTCCCATGAGCTTTCCTGGGTGGTCATGGTACTGTTTATTTTTGCCGGTGCCCTTATTAGGCAATTCTTTGTATTAATGCACGCAGGAAAAACGCAGCCAGCCTATCCTGCCGTAGGGATAGGGCTTATTCTATTAGCGTTTTGGGTAGCCGCACCGAGCCCTAGTGCTAGTAATGCGAGCGCGTCAGGTGCGCCCAGCCAAGCCCAAATTTCAGGTTTAATTGATCAGCATTGTAGTCAGTGCCATGCTCGCAACCCTGAGCATGCCGGTTTTTCAGCGCCGCCTGCAGGCTACGCGTTTGATACTTGGGATGAAATCCTAGGACATCAAGCGCAAATTAAGCAAGTTGTCGCGAGTCGATATATGCCACTTGGCAACATCACCAACATGAGTGATGAAGAGCGCGATATTATTGCCGCGTGGGAGGAGTGA
- the uraH gene encoding hydroxyisourate hydrolase — translation MGRLTTHVLDTAKGQPGQGITIDVFRLAGTTREHLGSVITNSDGRCDAPILEGDALTVGEYELVFHAGDYLRAQGIASQEPRFLDVIPLRFGVADASQHYHVPLLLSPYSYSTYRGS, via the coding sequence ATGGGACGGTTAACGACTCACGTACTCGATACCGCTAAAGGACAGCCCGGCCAGGGGATTACCATTGACGTGTTCCGCCTAGCAGGGACCACGCGCGAACACTTGGGCAGTGTGATTACCAACAGCGACGGTCGTTGTGATGCGCCTATCTTGGAGGGTGATGCCCTCACAGTAGGCGAGTACGAGCTGGTTTTCCACGCGGGTGACTACTTGCGCGCCCAAGGCATCGCTTCTCAAGAGCCGCGCTTTTTGGACGTGATTCCTTTACGTTTTGGCGTTGCAGATGCCAGCCAGCACTACCATGTGCCGTTACTGCTATCCCCTTATAGTTACTCTACCTACCGCGGTAGCTAG
- the uraD gene encoding 2-oxo-4-hydroxy-4-carboxy-5-ureidoimidazoline decarboxylase, translating into MATSTSLTLSPAPSTCSLESFTQHYGDVYEHSPWVAEAAWKEGLSNAHDAPDALADLMGLMLQRATPEQQIAVIQAHPDLAGKAAMSGELTQDSTREQAGAGLDQCTPEEFARFEQLNAAYKEKFGFPFVIAVKGLDRHAILAAFEARLHNGLAEERETAIKEIIRIARFRLNVRAEQPL; encoded by the coding sequence GTGGCTACCTCAACATCACTTACCCTTTCGCCCGCTCCTAGTACATGCAGCTTAGAAAGCTTTACCCAACATTACGGCGATGTATATGAGCACTCTCCCTGGGTGGCGGAAGCAGCCTGGAAGGAAGGGTTAAGCAATGCGCATGACGCACCTGACGCGCTAGCTGACCTGATGGGACTTATGCTGCAGCGAGCAACACCTGAACAGCAAATCGCTGTTATTCAGGCCCACCCTGACTTAGCAGGCAAAGCGGCGATGTCGGGTGAGCTGACCCAAGACTCTACACGCGAGCAAGCAGGCGCTGGGCTAGATCAATGTACGCCTGAAGAGTTTGCCCGCTTCGAACAACTTAACGCTGCTTACAAAGAAAAATTTGGCTTCCCTTTCGTCATTGCGGTGAAGGGGCTTGATCGCCACGCCATTTTGGCGGCGTTTGAAGCACGCTTACACAATGGTTTAGCTGAAGAGCGTGAAACAGCAATTAAAGAGATTATTCGTATCGCCCGCTTCAGACTGAACGTACGGGCTGAACAGCCGTTGTAA
- a CDS encoding phasin family protein, with protein MNKAAEKSTQQFESVFVSPMRSYTLAALDYYQQVVSAQMDAARAYSDMTVAQARTWLDVKDADSFKKAMESQQKTASDLMERMKGDSEKVTSISQNFMQESQKMAEETTKKAVETAKQ; from the coding sequence ATGAACAAGGCCGCAGAGAAATCCACCCAGCAGTTTGAGTCTGTCTTTGTATCGCCAATGCGTTCTTATACCCTGGCAGCGCTTGATTATTATCAGCAAGTTGTCAGCGCGCAAATGGATGCAGCACGTGCATACTCTGATATGACGGTTGCTCAGGCACGCACATGGTTAGACGTTAAAGATGCCGACAGCTTTAAAAAAGCCATGGAAAGCCAGCAAAAAACAGCCTCTGACCTAATGGAACGTATGAAAGGAGACTCTGAAAAAGTCACCTCCATTAGCCAAAACTTTATGCAAGAGAGCCAGAAAATGGCGGAAGAGACCACTAAGAAAGCAGTGGAAACCGCTAAGCAGTAA
- a CDS encoding glutathione binding-like protein, with the protein MIDLYYWTTPNGHKISIMLEEAKLLYRVKPVNIGRGEQFDPEFLTIAPNNRIPAIVDHAPQDGGQPLALFESGAILEYLADKCGQYLPAEGRERYVVLQWLHWQVGGLGPMAGQNHHFCHYAPQKIEYAIGRYVRETYRLYSVLDQRLSQQHYVGGDRYSIADMAIYPWIVPWEKQCQTLEEFPDLERWFDEVAQRPAVRKAYSLIEDVNPQAGGEIDEQARKYLFGNR; encoded by the coding sequence ATGATTGATCTGTATTACTGGACAACTCCCAATGGCCACAAAATCTCCATCATGCTTGAAGAAGCAAAACTTCTTTACCGGGTAAAACCTGTCAACATAGGGCGTGGCGAGCAGTTTGACCCTGAATTCTTAACCATTGCGCCGAATAATCGTATTCCCGCCATTGTGGATCATGCACCTCAAGACGGTGGTCAGCCCCTGGCACTGTTTGAGTCAGGGGCTATTTTGGAATACCTGGCTGATAAGTGCGGACAGTATCTGCCCGCTGAGGGGCGAGAGCGTTATGTCGTGCTGCAATGGCTTCATTGGCAAGTGGGCGGGTTGGGTCCGATGGCGGGTCAAAACCACCATTTTTGCCACTATGCGCCGCAAAAAATCGAATATGCTATCGGACGTTACGTGCGCGAGACGTATCGCTTGTACAGCGTGCTAGATCAACGACTATCTCAGCAGCATTATGTGGGTGGTGATCGTTACTCCATCGCTGATATGGCGATTTATCCATGGATTGTGCCATGGGAAAAGCAGTGCCAAACGTTAGAGGAGTTTCCTGACCTAGAGCGTTGGTTTGATGAAGTAGCACAGCGCCCCGCTGTCCGAAAAGCTTATTCTTTGATCGAAGACGTTAATCCACAGGCGGGGGGAGAAATAGATGAGCAGGCACGTAAATACTTGTTTGGCAATCGCTAA
- a CDS encoding glutathione S-transferase family protein, with protein sequence MAITLYDLCGRDERLRFSPYCWRVRMALAHKGLEYTTVPWRFLDKEALAFADYDKVPVLTDGDTVVTDSFEIMRYLDKAYPANPVLGEGVSYQRVHFFKLFVERSVTPALFRTVALDLLAAIHPDDRAYFRETREARFGMRLEDVNNPEQGRAQLKKLLAPVRDQLRSSPFLDGEAPSGADYLLFGSMMWAYTVSLEPLVDTNDPVDEWFKRMLEVHEAVAGKSITIRDL encoded by the coding sequence GTGGCAATAACTCTTTATGACTTATGCGGACGCGATGAGCGCTTACGCTTTTCTCCCTATTGCTGGCGCGTTCGTATGGCACTGGCACACAAAGGGTTGGAATATACGACTGTTCCTTGGCGTTTTCTTGATAAAGAGGCACTTGCCTTTGCCGACTACGACAAAGTGCCGGTGTTAACCGATGGTGACACGGTTGTCACTGATAGCTTCGAAATCATGCGCTACTTAGATAAGGCCTATCCTGCCAATCCAGTATTGGGAGAAGGGGTGAGCTATCAGCGAGTCCACTTTTTTAAGCTTTTTGTTGAGCGTAGCGTGACCCCGGCACTTTTTCGCACGGTCGCGCTGGATTTATTAGCGGCCATACATCCTGACGACCGCGCCTACTTCAGAGAGACCCGCGAAGCCCGTTTTGGTATGCGTTTAGAGGACGTCAATAATCCAGAACAGGGGCGAGCACAGCTGAAAAAACTGTTGGCTCCTGTACGTGATCAGCTTCGGAGTAGCCCATTTTTAGATGGCGAAGCACCCAGTGGAGCAGATTACCTACTATTTGGCAGCATGATGTGGGCATATACAGTGTCACTTGAGCCATTAGTTGACACTAATGATCCGGTTGATGAGTGGTTTAAGCGTATGCTGGAGGTGCACGAGGCGGTCGCGGGTAAGTCCATTACTATTCGTGATCTATAA